DNA from Dama dama isolate Ldn47 chromosome 5, ASM3311817v1, whole genome shotgun sequence:
GATACGTTTCCCTCCTTCTGCGATCTGCTCTGTGAGGTCAGAGATCTCCTCTGttggtgaaaaaaattaaaaaattcattcagtGAGGAAAACATTCTTTCAAGTTCTTTGTTGAAGAAAAGGTAAGGTGCACTCACGTTGCAAGTTCTTATTTTCCCGCTTCAAGGTTTCCAGTTGGTCTAAGGACTCCTCATAGGCATTCTTGATCTTGAACAGCTCTGTGCTAAGGGAGCGAGACTCCTTCTGGGAGGCTTCAAGTTCAGCATGAGTTTCTTCATACTTCTGTTTCCATTCTGATAGGATCTGAGGGGCAAGGAATGGTCAAGAAATTTGGTGGAGAAGGTTGGATGGGATGAAACCATTTTTTCTGGCAGCTTTCAAACAGAGTTGAGATGGTCGGGGactgaaaaataattatgaatGAGAAGAGTAGAAACCATAGGagtcccccctcctccccacctacTTATGGCAGGAGCTGCTAAGCACAGCCCTTGGATGGTTTGAACAGGCACACGGAAGGTGACCAGCTGCCCTCAGTCACACATCAATGCTGAGGCAGAAATTGGTGCAGAAGTTACCTTGTCGaagttcctttgctttttgtccaGGGCTGCACAGGCAGCGTTTGTCCTCTCCACGTCAACCATGAGGTCCTCAACCTCATTCTGGAGCCGCTGCTTGGTCTTCTCAAGGGAGGCGCATTTGGCGTTCACAGCTTCTACGTGTTCCTCAGCATCCTGCAGACGCTGGGCCAGCTTCTTcctaaaatgtgaaataaatgctCACACAGATACTCTTCTAAGGCATCCACTAAAATGTTATCATTCCTGTCTGGCTGTACAGTATTCACAGAATAAATGACTAGATCTCTGCTTAAGTTTTCTCTTGAATAAGCAGGTCCCTTCCTTAAACTTTTTGTAGAATAAGATTCTCCCTGTTAAGGTCAGTTTTGAACTTTTGATTGCATTTAAatctttatataaaaatgttttctttctgattGCAGAATTTAATGTCTCCTTTTTAATCTTTAACAAtagatttctttttccctctaCAAGTAGCTGTACTTTTACATCTCAAAGGAGGAGCTGTGGTTTAAAGCcagatgtttttttctcttacatACCTATCACTTTGGATCAATTTTTCCATTAGTGACTAAGAAGGAGGAAAAGCTCAAGACCGTACAATTGACTCTTATTCTATATACACTTGTGTAGGAATGATGACATCaaaagtttcctttttaaaaaataatcattcagCTTCCTGTTGCCCATGTCCTTCTTCCTTCTACCCTCTAACTTAATTTCTTTTCCTAGATAACCTAGAGTATTTGTTTTACTTGCTTAAGTTTATATCATGCATGATCTATTCCTAAGTTTTTGTTTGGGGAGCAATGGGCATTTGTTCATGTGGTACTTAATATCAGGTGCACTTTGATTGTtatctctatttctattttaagtaAGTCTAGAACATACTtggcctcctccagctcctccgtGCGTTGGATGGCATCTGTCTCATACTTGGTCCTCCACTGGGCCACCTCGCTGTTGGCCTTGGACATTGCCCTCTGCAGCTCGGCCTtaccctcctgctcctcctcataCTGTTCCCGCAGCAGGTCACAGTCGTGACGGGCTGACTGCAGGGCATGGGCCAGGGCACTCTTGGCCTGAGAACATAGCAATTGGTGACTTAATTTTATCATCTTTAAAGTGATGTTTAATGAGACaggtgcttagggctggtgcactgggatgacccagagggatgggatggggagggaggtgggagcggggttcaggatggggaacacatgtaaatccatggctgattcatgtcaacgtatggcaaaaaccactacaatattgtaaagtaattagcatccaactaataaaaataaatgaaaaaaataaataaaacagcacagatgctctgataaaaataaataaataaataaagtgatattTAGTCCCTAAGCTCCTGTAGGCCACCAGAAGAAAATCTGTAGAAGTAAGCAGAAAACAACCTTAAAAGCAAGTGTAATGAcagaaacaacaacagtaataagTAGGGCTAACCTTTATCTCCTCTTCCAGCTGCCTTTTCAGTTCTTCAATCTGTTGTGTGAATGCTTGTTTGCCCCTCGAGAGCTGAGAAACTAGTGCATCCTTTTCATCTAGCTGGCGTGAGAATTCACCTATAAAGACCAAGAACCAGAAAACTCAACCTTACTTTGGAAATTAAAACTCTTAAGTTACAAACTGGAGCAGGGGAAAGGGAGCTAGGGTTGAAACATGATGCAGAGTGCAGATTACAGCAAACCACTAATTTCTACTTCAATCCTGGTGAGCACAtccatgtgaaaaatgaaaagtagGGAAGACTTTAAGGCAGATTACACTCTTCTGAGCAACATAAAAGAtttcaggatatatttaaaattgtttgatCATAGTAGAAATTGATGAAGAAATatgtgaaaagaaatataaatcagaCTAACAAAAAGCATTCCAGTGTTTTTTGTCTATGGCAATGGTGTTGTACTAGTTTACCTTCCATTGAAACTTGACTGAAACAGAATTTATTCTGTGGGATGTAGGAGACTTTGAGCAGCACCCTTTGAACTGATGTTCAAAGAAAAATCCTAGAAGAATTTTTATATTGAGACAGTCAAGTGTCCTTCCACCCCAAGAATGAGTTGGTTTGTGGATAACAAATCAGTTCCTAAACTAAGTGTCATTTAAGTTTGTCTCCCATTCTTTAAgcatcataatttgaaaatacaccaaacagttgacccttgaacagccaAGGGATTTCAACCCTTTGAGCAGTTAAAAATCCATTTATAactttacagtcagccctctCTGTCCACACCCATGGActcaaccaactgtggatcaCCTAGTATTATAgtacatttttattgaaaataattcacGTATAgtacatttttattgaaaataattcactcttcaaacccatgttgttcaagggtcaaatgtATTATGTTAAAAAGAGGGAAAACACTTTCAGCACCATTTTTGAACTGATAACCTGGAAGCCTTAGCTCTTTAACATTTAATAAGAAGCACAACTTCCAATTTTTTTCATACCACTAGATTACCAGGAGCAAACATgtaatgaagaaaagaaactacAAGGGGCAttttgattctttgagaagacaattttttcttttcatgaaatgtattTACCACCTGTATAACAGTAATAAAAACCTTACTTGAGTTTTGTTCTAGAAAGAACAATATTTGAATGAATATGAAAGAGTAAAAGTGGTTCTCCAACAATTTGATCTACCCATTGCTTTACTGGTTCAAATGACCCATAAAGCAATTTCCATCTCGTTACCTCTCACTTGGGGAGGCAGAACTTCGGTAGAAAGTTGGACAAGTTGGTATATACAGGGAGGAGTAAATGCAGAGACTCTCCAGTTTGAATAATCAGAACTCTTTGAACCTCACTTGCACGCTCCTGGTTAGACTGTGGTCCTGAATAGTTCCCTACTTAACTGTGGTGTTACCAGAAATTGTCAAGACTTCAGGGAAAAGACTGGAGTAAGCATTCTTGGACAGGTCATTTCTCTGCTATCATAATCTGACATcgttaaaatggggataacattaCACAGACTAATGAGGGTAAAAAAGTAATTAATGTGTGGAGGCATTTTGAAACATGAAAGtaaatactgttgttgttgttcagttgctcagtcatgtctgactctttatgaccctgtggattgcagcatgccaggcctccctgtccctcacaatctcccaaagtttgtccaagttcatgtccattgcattggtgaatACATATCCAAGCCAGTGGTAGCTAAGGTGTTCATATTAGCAGCACCTCCCATGACCTCAAGTAACTCAGTGCAGGGTTTATCAGCCAGTTGAGAATCCAAGGTAAACTGGTCATTCAAAGTCAGGACTGGTAGATGCCCACCTGATTCTGTCTGCAGACGCGCTCTCTGAGTCGTCAGGTCATTGATCAGCCGCTGCTGCTCATCCTCCTTTGTCTTAAGTTCACTCAGTTGATCCTCTAGAGTGCGGCACATCTTTTCGAGGTTTCCCTGCATTCAAAAAGTGGTAGATGGCATCATCTCAAGTATTTGGATCATGGAAATCTGTAGTAATCCCAGGATTCCATAGGAGCTGCTGTACTCATTTCCTTTGAGAATAAGTTATCTTTACAAACAAAACCAACTGAGGCCTTAGACTGTGAGGGAAAGAGTCATAAGGTAACAGTCTAAACCTACTGCCATGAAATTGTCTTGTGACTCAAACCTTTACTCAGCTGGCTTATCTGTGACATGAGAATAGTGATAGTCAATAATTCAgctcatgaaatttttttttgagaaattatgTATTTGTGCTTAAGGGGAAAACAAAGAGCCTACTCAAGGTgaggtgtttttaaaatttcaaagtatACCAttgaattgtattttttattggaaGGAACTTGAGTTTTCAGGATGCACAGTCTTGGGATACAGCTAGTCTCATCTAAGAGGGAACATTCAGCCCCATCACACTGGGGTTACCCCTTCCTGCCACTAGCCTCTGGTCATAGTCTCATCCTGCCAATTGCTAGTGATTCCTGAAAGGCTCGCTCTCACCTGTCCCACAGAAATCTCTTTTAAGACTTAAATCATGATTGTACCTTGGCTTTGGAGACAGTCTCCATGTTGCTGGCCAGGTCATCGATCTCCATCTTCATCTCGctcttctccttctccagctTCTGCTTGACCCTCTGCAGGTTGTCGATCTGCTCCCCCAGCTCGGCCACACTGTCCGCGTGCTTCTTGCGAAGAGCGGCCGCCGTGGCCTCGTGCTGCAGCGTGGCCTCCTCCAGGTCCCGGCGCATCTTCTGGAACTCGGCCTCGCGCTTCTTGTTCATCTCAATCTGGGCGGAAGTGGCCCCGCCGGCTTCTTCCAGCCGCTCGCTGATCTCCTCCAGTTCCCGGGAGAGGTCTGAGCGCTGCTTCTCTGCTTTGGCGCGGGAGGCGCGCTCGGCCTCgatctcctcctccagctcctcaaTGCGGGCCTGGAGGTGGGGAGAAGCTCATTGTGAGCTCCTTTGAGCTACTTGGTAATTTTGTCATGTTGCATGAGGCTGATGGAAACCATGGACTTACCTGTAACTCCTTGATCTTCTTCTGCAACTGCATCCCGAGGGCCTGTTCATCTTCAATCTTGCTTTGCAGATTGCTCATTTCAAACTCCTTCCTGTTAGGAGAGCAGCATGTTAGCTCATGCCGTGTCCTCTTGCCAGTCTTCTTTTCTATGTGTAACTGAACATTTTTGTGTGGCTGGTGATGAGGAAGTGCTAAGTGGGTGTTTTACAAGTCAGAAATGTACCATTTTCATTAAATCAAAAGTcagagatgttatttttttttctgtgtgccgTGAAGTAATATTTTTGAGATCCAGACAATGAGCAGGTTACAATCGTATTCTCTCATACTCACTTTTTGAGTTTCTCATCCAGTTGCTGCTTATCATTTTCTATATCCATTGTGGATTCTTGGGCCAGTTTTAAATCACCTTCCAGTTTCCTCTTGGCTCTCTCTAGGTCCATGCGAAGTTTCTTTTCTTGCTCCAAGGACCCCTCAAGCTGAATGTAAATAATGTTGAGTCAAAGAATTGCTTAGCTACTTTCAAAGAAAATTTCCTTGACAGTCATAGACTTACATCGTCCACTTGCTGCTCTAGCTTGGTCTTAGCTTTGGTCAGAGTGTTGACTTTGTCCTCTTCTGCCTGCAGGTCATCCAGGGTCTGCTGGTGGGCCTCCTGGAGGGCCTTCTTCTCCTTGGTCAGCTTGGCGATGTTTTCATCAAGACCTGCCATCTCTTCTGTGAGGTTTTTCACCTAGAAAGGTTAAGAAAGAGATTATCTCTGCTGCAAAGCAGCCTAATTAGATGGCAGAGTCTCTATATGCTGTGTAGAAGTGTATTTCATACCTTATTCTCTGTGGCGTGTTTCTCCTTCTCAACCTTGGCCAGTGTCAGCTCAAGGTCATCTATGTCTTTCTTCAGTTCCGAACATTCGTCCTCCAGTTTCCTCTTCTTGGCCGTCAGCTCAGCATTGATCTCCTCCTCATCCTCGGCTCTCTCAGTCACCTCCTTGATCTTAGCCTCCAGCTGGATTTTGGTTTTAATCAGCTGGTCACATCTTTCCTCTGCATCAGCCAAGGCATCAGCTTCCTGAGAAGGGATAGTAGACACTTTTAGGTCTTGTTCTGTGGaccttttcagattttattaAGAATTGAAACCAAATAAGTAAATTGTACTTTAAAGCTTTaggttaatttttattagttttccatcatttaggaaatatttattgGGTATTTAAGGcactggagattttttaaaaggaatttaagTTACAATTCCTGgtgaaattataataaaataaacttacTAATGATGAGTTTCAGGATACACTACCCAAAATATGTTACCTTGGCACAATGAATATCTTAAGCTAAAGGAGTTTGAGAAAAGAGCAGAAATAGGAAGACCACTCTGAACTATTCCTCTTGCCCCTTTTCCCTGAAACAAGTCATTAACCTTCTACGTGGAAGTTCCCCTCTCTGTACTGGGAGGGAAGAAGGCATTCTTATTACAAGAGATGGGGAATTTAGGGCTGAGAAGGCTGTATAAACAAATTTTGTTAAACTAACtcttatctttctgtttcttcatcacTTATTACCCCAGTCCAGGCCCCCTTGTCTTGTCAGTTCTTCACGTATTTATCATTTCTTTGTCTCAAAGGTATAGAAGCTTCACGTTCTGGTCACTTCTTTGGGTTTTCAGTCTCTTGTGAAggcttacatatatacataaaaataaagtttgtatGTTTTTCTCCTATCAATCTatctttgtcagtttaattttcagacctAGCCAAGGAACCCTAAGAGGGTCAATGAAATTTTTTTACTCCCCTACATGATAACCCATggttgcagtcagattctttactatctgagccaccagggaagcccaaacctgaTTCCCATAATTTCAGTTAGCTGTCTTTATTTAGTATTGTTTTCCAGAAAGGtttagtaaatgaaaaaaaaaaaaagaaaagaaatggttgGAGCATATTATACTGGGAGGAGTTAATTCCCATGTAGTTATTCCTTGATTTTTGAAGGTATGATAAATTTGTCCTCAGTTTGAAAAACCTTGGACTCCataaaccacaagggaagtcacaGTGCCAACCCAAGTATTTataattcacttttattttttctagttatGTGTCTAAAACCTGTGCACTCCCTAGAAGCAATGTAGATTCCCTTCTGAATTCAGAGAACTAGAGAGTAACTTTTAACATTTCTGTTGTTGATTTCATTGGTGGCAGCTGAAATTTTCTTGTCATTTGGGTCACAGAAATGGGATAGACAGTGGTGTTCACCAAATATCTCTTCTCAAGCCTCTGGAGATTTCTTAGGACATCAGAACAAGAGCATTAGCTCATGCTTTGCCTAATGGACACTATTTATAGAAAGTACTGCCATTATCTTGGCAATGATCTTATTTTTTCAGGTATTGGAGGGTTCCTAAAGAGATAGTTGAGAGGGAAGTTGCCAGGGGGCCACagatttaaaaattcacaatATTGATTTCCAATTGGTACATTTTCATCATAAAGTCTCCACCCTCTTCACTGTCTATATTGTTCTTTCTTCACTgttcttatttgcatttttcagtGGGGAGAATCTTAGGGAGCAAAGATCACTTTATTTCCTGCCCGTATTCTGCTAGGAAAAACACCAGGGGCAAAGGAAAATCACTCTTATTAATCTCTTCTCAACAGCATGGAATCCTCTGACAGAGCTGTTCATAGTACTGCATATGAAATTTTATGGAACACTTTGAGGATGGGAATTAGGAAAGACTGGTGATCAGTCCCTCAATAAGGTGCCATCTAGACTGTCCCCTAGCAGCTGCTGAATTGGAATTTTAGCATCAGATAGTAGACAATGGATTCTGATACTCACAGACTGAACCTGGAGCTGCAGGTCATTTTTCTCTTGTGTCAGAGTCACCATTTTCTCTTCAagttctttcctttttgcttctgaCTTAGCCAGCTCTTCTTTGGTCTTCTCAAATTCTTCCTTCAtgttggccatttccttctctgtctctgcacTCTTGAGGAGGGGCTTGATCTTGAAATACAGCTTCATCCAAGGCCAGTGCTTGACGTTCATGAAAGCACGGACATTGTACTGGATGCAGAAGATGGATTCTCTGTGATAGGAGCAGAAATGTTCAAAGTCAGGTATATCAGGAAACAGAATTACAGGTCATAGGCTGATAGGGTTAGAAAGTTTCCCATATAGTACCTCCTCTCCACCATCTTCTGGTACTCCACTCTTGCCAAGAACCCTCTGCACCTGGCCTGGGTTCGGGTAATCAGCTGGGCCAGCTTTTCATCTCGCATCTCCTCTAGGAGCCCCAGAAGACCAGCTTTGAAAAAGACCTGTGCATGGCCAGAGTTGCAGATCAGAAACTTTATACAGACTCCAAAGGGACAGACATAGTGCCAGGTGGGCCTTAGAGACTATTACCTTGGTGTGACCAAATTTATACTGGGTGTGATCAACATCAATGGATGCAAGGAGTTTCTCAGAAGCCTTCTTGCTGTCAATGAATTGTCCTTCAGGGATTGCACTTGCATTTAAAACCTTGTATCTGTTTGAGCCAAACAAATAAGTGATATAGCTGTTGTCACCAACAAGAACTCTTTCTGCCTTACTACAGAAACAGTTGAACTGCTGGGTAGTCTAACACACATAACCAAGTAATCATATCTACCCCTTTATCTATTCTTTGCatattcaaagggtgtcaaacttTTGGTATATCAATATGGAATTTGTTAAATTTGTTGCTTTTTCCAGTTGTAATAGAAGTTATAAAGGATAAGCTTATTTCACTGAAAAATTCAATAACAAGAACCTTGTAAAATAATTCACAGTGAGAAAGTCTGACCTTTGTTTGAAGTCTGCGTACAGGATTCTGCTGGGGAAGCCCTTCCTGCAGATACGGATGCCCTCTAGCACGCCGTTACACCTTAGCTGGTGCAGGACCAGCTCGTGCTCCATGGcccctaaaagaaaaaagatatgttTTCCATAGAATAGTCTCCTGAGAAGTCACGCTGGAGCTTGTCTGGGTATCAGAAGTACCTTACCAGGAGTTTTAGTTTCATTGGGGATGATGCAGCGTACAAAGTGGGGGTGAGTGGTCCTCAGGTTGGTCATCAGCTTATTCAGATTCTCCTGTGGACCCATATGCATATCTGGTTAAAAATGCACCATTTTTATGCATTCATATGTATAGACATAATTGTCACCATCCATGACATTTGTTTAATTCCAGTGAATAGTATCTAGATTGAATTTGCCAAGGGTTGTCTCTGAAAATAGCTCTACTTTCCCTATCTTTGTGCATTATAAACTTGCTGTTGAAGTGGTTGTTCATTCCTATAGAATTTTCTAGTATATGTTGTAAATTTATGGCATTTTAACATATGGAAGTACTCCACCCATTATGTTTTACCGAGATATGGAGTCTGATTTACAAATTCAGAGTCTTCCTCCAACTcacccctttctttcttttcccaacttttcaatTGTATCTGCTTCTCTAGCACACATTTATTCTTTATAATTACATAGCTGTGCTCTCCTGCTGGTTTCATAGAAAGGGATCTTACAATGCCTGCTTCTGGGAATTGGCAGAAAATGGACAGCCATATTACCAAGTGTGAGAGATCATTCACCCTATGGAAATCCTGAGTTTTCAGAATAACTGAAACTTCAGTTATTAAAGATAGAattctgaaaagataaataaattttcctTAAGAGGTGTTTCTTAGCACAccttttctgatttcttattttcttcttttagaacAGCCTCCAAATCCTACCACTATTTTTCTATCCTCACCTTTCAAAATCCACTCATTTTAGTTCTGTGCCAAGATACACCTAAGCCTCTACCTCAGTTAGACGCCCCCAGAAACTCAAGAAAATCTCCTGATTTGCTTTTCCAAGAAGAACCTTTTAAGTATCGAATGACTATATTTCCCAGCCCCAATATTAAATTTTACTATCTTATACTGAGTCTGACCTCTGGCACCTGTGTTTCCTATCTGCTGACTATCTCTTCCAAGTTACCTCAAACCTTCCTGAGAGACTCAGTGCTACTGCCTCTGCTGCCCTGTCTTCTTGAGTTACATTCAGTTCTAGAATACTTGCAAGACTACTTCCCCTTCCCCACACAGTAAATTAGTATTTAATTTCCGGAATCTAATTAGAGAAAATGGAGTCCGTACCCTGAAAAGAGCAGACACGGTCTGGAAAGAAGAACCCTTCTTCTTGCCACCTTTCTTTGCACCGCCCTCTGAGGGGAAGAGAAACCACAGGCACTCATAGTATAGGCTTTCTTTGTCTCAGTTTTATACCTTAAATAAAGATGAATTCTGTTGGTAATTACCTGCTTCTGCAGATGCCGCGCCAGAGAACAGGAAAGCCAGAGTCTTCACTGAAGACTTCTGGTACAGCCCAACCACCGTCTCATTCAGGGGGTCCTTGTTCTTGTCCAGCCAGCCAGTGATGTTGTAGTCCACTGTTCCCGCATAGTGAATGAGGGAGAAGTGGGCCTCAGTCTTGCCCTTGGCAGGTTTGGGTTTCTGGAAGTTGTTGGACTTTCCAAGATGCTGTTCATAAAGCTTGTTCTTGAAGGAGGTGTCTGTGGCCTTGGGGAACATGCACTCCTCTTCCAGGATGGAGAAGATGCCCATAGGctgagagaatgaaaagaaacatgCCACTTGAATTGCCTGCCTGCAGAAATAATGGGTAGCATTCTGATCTGACTTGAGTAAATATATCGTATCATTCTTTAGTTAGTGAAAACTCATTTCTTCGGTCAGAAATTGTTAAATGGCAAGTATTAATTGGGTGCCTATCAACACCCAGGTGTGTGCTGGGCTCTGGGATATGATGGGGAGTAGGATGAATAAGGAAGGACCTCCGGTGGAGTTTGTGTCTTTGCCCCAAAGCCTTGGAGCAATGTTTCTCCAAGTGTGACTTGCAAATAGGTTGTGTCAGAAACACCTGGTAAAAATTCAGATTCCAAGGCTCTACCCCACCCTTACCCAAAACTATTTCTAAGAGTGAGTTTAGGGGAATGTGCAGGTTTACTCAGTACTTGCAGGGTCTTTGGCACAACTGAGAGCCCCTGCTTTAAAGTATTAGGAACTCCACCTTCAAATGCCAGCAGTGATGACTCCAAAACTGACAAAGAAATAAGTGAATCATGCTCTCCTCAGAGCTCTTTAATAAGGAAAGATGGTTTAAGAATCAGACTTGTCATCAGACTATGAGGAAGGGTAGAGTTCTGGACTCTAGGAAAGACTCAGTCTCCTTTCATCTGAGATCATCTCCCTCAGAGTTGGCCAAAGGACCTTCCCTGATCTTAGTTACCAATAGAAACCTTTTACCAGAGTGTGCAGTGagatttgtgattttcttttaaatacgGGTCAGCAGGGTGACCTGTGGTCTGAGAAAGGAAAGCGAACCTTCTCGATGAGCTCGATGCAGGCGGCCAGGTCCATCCCGAAGTCAATGAACTCCCACTCAATGCCTTCCTTCTTGTACTCCTCCTGCTCCAGCACGAACATGTGGTGGTTGAAAAACTGTTGCAGTTTCTCATTGGTGAAGTTGATGCACAGCTGCTCGAAGCTGTTGAACTAAATAAgtagaaaatacaaatgaacattCTTCTCGTGATAACAGCTTCTCCTCGAAAGGACTCTTCTTACACAGTTAGCCTAACTGCTCCCTGCATGAAAACACAACCTGACTCAGAGCGATGTCCCCATACACAGAGGTCAAAGAGGTTCCGAGACACGGGTGAACCTTGCAAATACTAGGCTGAGTGAAGGTAGCCAGGTTCAAAGCTCTACGTAGTTTATGAtgccatttacatgaaatgtccagattaAGCATATCCTTACAGACAGGAAACAGATTTCTAGGGGGTGAAGTAAGAGGGAAATGGGAAAGAGGTTGCAGGTTTGCACTGTCCTTTGCACTCTTATTTGAAAACTTGTGGATTAC
Protein-coding regions in this window:
- the LOC133057227 gene encoding myosin-1, which codes for MSSDQEMAIFGEAAPYLRKSEKERIEAQNKPFDAKTSVFVADPKESFVKAVVQSREGGKVTAKTEAGATVTVKEDQVFPMNPPKFDKIEDMAMMTHLHEPAVLYNLKERYAAWMIYTYSGLFCVTVNPYKWLPVYNAEVVTAYRGKKRQEAPPHIFSISDNAYQFMLTDRENQSILITGESGAGKTVNTKRVIQYFATIAVTGEKKKEETTSGKMQGTLEDQIISANPLLEAFGNAKTVRNDNSSRFGKFIRIHFGTTGKLASADIETYLLEKSRVTFQLKAERSYHIFYQIMSNKKPELIEMLLITTNPYDYAFVSQGEISVASIDDQEELIATDSAIEILGFTSDERVSIYKLTGAVMHYGNLKFKQKQREEQAEPDGTEVADKAAYLQGLNSADLLKALCYPRVKVGNEYVTKGQTVQQVYNAVGALAKAVYDKMFLWMVTRINQQLDTKQPRQYFIGVLDIAGFEIFDFNSFEQLCINFTNEKLQQFFNHHMFVLEQEEYKKEGIEWEFIDFGMDLAACIELIEKPMGIFSILEEECMFPKATDTSFKNKLYEQHLGKSNNFQKPKPAKGKTEAHFSLIHYAGTVDYNITGWLDKNKDPLNETVVGLYQKSSVKTLAFLFSGAASAEAEGGAKKGGKKKGSSFQTVSALFRENLNKLMTNLRTTHPHFVRCIIPNETKTPGAMEHELVLHQLRCNGVLEGIRICRKGFPSRILYADFKQRYKVLNASAIPEGQFIDSKKASEKLLASIDVDHTQYKFGHTKVFFKAGLLGLLEEMRDEKLAQLITRTQARCRGFLARVEYQKMVERRESIFCIQYNVRAFMNVKHWPWMKLYFKIKPLLKSAETEKEMANMKEEFEKTKEELAKSEAKRKELEEKMVTLTQEKNDLQLQVQSEADALADAEERCDQLIKTKIQLEAKIKEVTERAEDEEEINAELTAKKRKLEDECSELKKDIDDLELTLAKVEKEKHATENKVKNLTEEMAGLDENIAKLTKEKKALQEAHQQTLDDLQAEEDKVNTLTKAKTKLEQQVDDLEGSLEQEKKLRMDLERAKRKLEGDLKLAQESTMDIENDKQQLDEKLKKKEFEMSNLQSKIEDEQALGMQLQKKIKELQARIEELEEEIEAERASRAKAEKQRSDLSRELEEISERLEEAGGATSAQIEMNKKREAEFQKMRRDLEEATLQHEATAAALRKKHADSVAELGEQIDNLQRVKQKLEKEKSEMKMEIDDLASNMETVSKAKGNLEKMCRTLEDQLSELKTKEDEQQRLINDLTTQRARLQTESGEFSRQLDEKDALVSQLSRGKQAFTQQIEELKRQLEEEIKAKSALAHALQSARHDCDLLREQYEEEQEGKAELQRAMSKANSEVAQWRTKYETDAIQRTEELEEAKKKLAQRLQDAEEHVEAVNAKCASLEKTKQRLQNEVEDLMVDVERTNAACAALDKKQRNFDKILSEWKQKYEETHAELEASQKESRSLSTELFKIKNAYEESLDQLETLKRENKNLQQEISDLTEQIAEGGKRIHELEKVKKQVEQEKSEIQAALEEAEASLEHEEGKILRIQLELNQVKSEIDRKIAEKDEEIDQLKRNHIRVVESMQSTLDAEIRSRNDAIRLKKKMEGDLNEMEIQLNHANRMAAEALKNYRNTQAILKDTQLHLDDALRGQEDLKEQLAMVERRANLLQAEIEELRATLEQTERSRKMAEQELLDASERVQLLHTQNTSLINTKKKLETDITQIQGEMEDIIQEARNAEEKAKKAITDAAMMAEELKKEQDTSAHLERMKKNLEQTVKDLQHRLDEAEQLALKGGKKQIQKLEARVRELEAEVESEQKRNVETVKGLRKHERRVKELSYQTEEDRKNILRLQDLVDKLQAKVKSYKRQAEEAEEQSNVNLSKFRKLQHELEEAEERADIAESQVNKLRVKSREVHTKIISEE